The following coding sequences lie in one Hallerella porci genomic window:
- a CDS encoding KamA family radical SAM protein, whose amino-acid sequence MTKASPFFTSLKDLFAFLELPEPAVQVANSRFSFLVSRHFASKIEKKNPNDPLLREILPTEAENLIVEGFSDDPVGDAESELEPGILQKYQGRMLIEPTFSCSLHCRFCFRRAEPRKSLGDFLSRFRARLNSSPDIQEVIFSGGDPLMLPRANFDALVATILESAQVKTIRIHTRTPVTFPQVLDAADKNSLFSILKNAAQKKKVVLVAHVDHPHELDKKSAEIFRELSQAGITLLNQSALLQGVNDSAEILTELSFKLFDQGVLPYYLHQLDHATGVAHFEVSDARALQLLQEIRNALPGYLVPRLVREIAGEKSKTPI is encoded by the coding sequence ATGACTAAAGCATCACCGTTTTTTACCAGCTTAAAGGACCTTTTCGCCTTTCTGGAACTGCCGGAACCCGCTGTTCAGGTGGCAAATTCCCGTTTTTCCTTCTTGGTTTCGCGCCATTTTGCTTCGAAAATCGAGAAAAAGAACCCGAACGACCCGCTTTTACGGGAAATTTTACCGACAGAAGCCGAAAATTTAATCGTCGAAGGATTTTCAGACGATCCGGTCGGCGATGCAGAAAGTGAACTTGAACCGGGAATTTTGCAAAAGTATCAAGGGCGAATGCTCATCGAGCCGACCTTTTCCTGCAGTCTGCATTGCCGTTTTTGTTTTCGTCGAGCCGAACCGCGAAAATCTCTCGGGGATTTTCTTTCGCGTTTCCGCGCCCGATTAAATTCTTCGCCGGATATTCAAGAAGTCATTTTCTCGGGAGGCGATCCGCTCATGCTTCCGCGGGCAAATTTCGATGCGCTTGTCGCCACCATTTTGGAAAGCGCCCAAGTCAAAACCATCCGCATTCATACGCGGACTCCGGTGACATTTCCGCAGGTCTTAGACGCCGCCGATAAAAATTCGCTGTTTTCCATTTTGAAAAACGCTGCGCAAAAGAAAAAAGTCGTCCTCGTCGCGCACGTAGATCATCCGCACGAACTCGATAAAAAATCCGCAGAAATTTTCCGCGAGCTTTCGCAGGCGGGAATCACTCTTTTAAATCAATCCGCTCTGCTCCAAGGCGTGAACGATTCCGCCGAAATTCTCACCGAACTTTCTTTCAAACTTTTTGACCAAGGCGTTCTCCCCTACTATCTGCATCAGCTAGATCATGCGACAGGAGTTGCGCATTTTGAAGTTTCCGATGCGCGTGCGCTGCAACTGCTCCAAGAAATTCGAAACGCTCTCCCCGGCTATTTGGTTCCGCGCCTAGTCCGCGAAATCGCCGGCGAAAAATCGAAAACACCGATTTAA
- a CDS encoding ribosomal eL19 family protein yields MTVSRFSDSPMRLATTVSRLSDTPMKLATTVSRLSDTPMKLATTVSRFSDSPMRLATTVSRLSDTPMKLATTVSRFSDTPMKLATTVFRLSGTSEITFYTFLTTAH; encoded by the coding sequence ATGACCGTCTCTAGGTTCTCCGACTCTCCGATGAGGCTAGCGACGACTGTCTCTAGGCTCTCCGACACTCCGATGAAGCTAGCGACGACTGTCTCTAGGCTCTCCGACACTCCGATGAAGCTAGCGACGACCGTCTCTAGGTTCTCCGACTCTCCGATGAGGCTAGCGACGACCGTCTCTAGGCTCTCCGACACTCCGATGAAGCTAGCGACGACCGTCTCTAGGTTCTCCGACACTCCGATGAAGCTAGCGACGACCGTTTTTAGGCTCTCCGGAACATCGGAGATAACATTTTACACATTTCTAACCACTGCCCACTAA
- a CDS encoding BamA/TamA family outer membrane protein, whose product MKYFLLAFFCFLNLAQASHCVIQSVRIVGDVDEKAEQFFGKLREENCEKGDEVLKEFVDELSENGFPFANASFEVDSLGNATVTLKRGNAFVWAAAENAENSRSKHETFAKLSGLTAGSLVRLLDLERAKRKLINSGYFESTAEPKLFRDSLRNKLVPVFFMRDLSVNSFEGMLSYASGDAGGWAGNIDLHLYNMRGTGRDLAVSGETGDFGHSLSASYKEPWLLGTDWNGIVRGSFEEDSSFRSAEIEAGVSRSIGFFFEFAVLGGVGNDRWIYTLETQYKNEDRVILPRHGVTFHGIFRVTKDRKDSSHAFTTDLHADARLLTPIVSAFVLQTSAWAGTLLPTDRDFKYTELYELGGVSNLKGFRPGFFRTRAYGITEADLQWQAVENTAFHLFFEPALHRGLAPAHGWIRTFSYGIGISQYRGFWSFSLFYALSNGTDPLEGLLHFGVKALF is encoded by the coding sequence ATGAAATATTTTCTTTTGGCATTTTTCTGTTTTTTGAATTTAGCGCAAGCGTCGCATTGCGTCATTCAAAGCGTGCGCATCGTCGGCGATGTCGATGAAAAAGCGGAACAATTTTTTGGAAAATTGCGAGAAGAAAATTGCGAAAAAGGCGATGAAGTTTTAAAAGAATTTGTCGATGAATTATCGGAAAATGGATTCCCTTTTGCGAACGCTTCTTTTGAAGTCGATTCTTTGGGAAACGCAACCGTTACATTAAAACGCGGAAATGCATTCGTTTGGGCAGCGGCAGAAAACGCCGAAAATTCGCGCAGCAAGCACGAAACATTTGCAAAACTTTCGGGATTAACGGCGGGCTCTTTGGTTAGGCTTTTGGATTTGGAACGGGCGAAACGCAAACTCATTAACTCGGGCTATTTTGAATCCACCGCAGAGCCAAAACTTTTCCGCGATTCTTTGCGCAATAAACTCGTGCCCGTCTTTTTTATGCGGGATCTTTCGGTCAACAGTTTCGAAGGAATGCTTTCGTATGCGAGCGGCGATGCTGGGGGTTGGGCGGGGAATATCGATTTGCATCTTTACAATATGCGTGGCACGGGACGCGATTTAGCGGTATCGGGAGAAACGGGAGACTTTGGCCATTCTCTCAGCGCATCGTATAAAGAACCGTGGCTTCTCGGAACAGATTGGAATGGAATTGTTCGCGGAAGTTTCGAAGAAGATTCCTCCTTCCGCAGCGCAGAAATTGAAGCGGGAGTTTCGCGGAGTATCGGATTCTTTTTTGAATTTGCAGTCCTAGGCGGCGTCGGGAATGACCGCTGGATTTACACATTAGAAACGCAATATAAAAATGAAGACCGCGTGATTCTTCCGCGGCATGGGGTAACATTTCACGGGATATTCCGCGTCACAAAAGATAGGAAGGATTCTTCGCATGCGTTCACGACGGATTTGCACGCCGACGCGCGTCTTTTAACGCCGATCGTTTCCGCATTTGTTTTGCAAACCTCAGCGTGGGCGGGAACCCTTCTCCCGACGGACCGCGATTTTAAATACACAGAACTTTATGAACTCGGCGGCGTTTCAAATCTCAAAGGATTTCGCCCTGGATTTTTCCGCACCCGCGCTTACGGCATCACCGAAGCCGATTTGCAATGGCAAGCGGTCGAAAATACCGCGTTTCATCTTTTCTTCGAACCCGCATTACACCGCGGTCTCGCTCCCGCTCACGGCTGGATTCGCACATTCAGCTATGGCATCGGCATTTCACAATATCGCGGCTTTTGGAGTTTCTCGCTCTTTTACGCATTAAGCAACGGCACCGACCCGCTCGAAGGCCTTTTGCACTTCGGGGTGAAAGCCTTGTTTTAA